The genomic region GAAGCTGAACCAGTTACTTATGGAACGCTGAGTGGCAGCGGCTTTGAACCGATGGGTGTGTCCTACAATCCAATTGGTCATAAAGCCGCCATAGCTGCCGCCGGTCACACCAAGGCGCTCTTTATCAATCCAATCAAAAATTTCAACTGCGTAATCCACCGCATCCATGATATCCTCATAATCTTTCCCGCCGTAATCTCCTCTGACAGCATCCACAAATTCCTGACCATACCCGTGACTGCCACGAGGGTTCATGAAAAGTACCCCATAGCCTTTTTCCGCAAATACCTGAAATTCATGCATAAAGGAGTTAGAGTACATCATATGCGGTCCCCCATGAATCTCAACAATCAGCGGATATTTTTTTCCTTCTTCAAAATCTGCAGGCTTCATCAGCCATCCTTGTAGGGAAAGACCATCACGTGCTGTGAAATTCATTTCTTCAGGGAGGGAAACCTGCCTATCTTTTATCCAATGTTGATTAGCCTCTGTTAAGCGAGTTTCCTTTCTGCTATCCAAAGCAACATGATAGAGGTCACACGGAACTTCCGGATCACTGACTCCAATAACCGCTTGCCTGCGATGCTGATCAAGTCCAAAAGCATAAAGCTGCCGTTTGCCGCCAACTACTGTAGTTATGCTCTGATCTATACCAATATGATAAAGGTGTGTATTTCCCCGATCACTCGCAAGCACATATAATCCATCATCGTTGGCGGTCCATACCGCACCCGGATTTCCTGCACCTGTAGCCAAATCATTAATAGCGACATCGTTGACTTCTGTATCCCAGTCTCTGGTCAGACAGGTAAGTTCCTTGGAGTGGAGATCAAGGGTCCAGACTCTTGTCAAAGTTGCCCCTTTATATTCCATTTTGTGCCCCAGTAAAGAGAGGCTTTTGCCATCATGGGAATAATTCGGGGTGGTAAAAATTCCTTCACTGTTGGTCAGCTTCGTTAAAATCCTGCTGTTAAGGTCAAGCTCATAAATATCGGAAATCATTGTGAAGTCAGGGTCTTCAGAACGATTGGCGGAAAAAGCTATCCGCTTTCCATCAGGGGAGAAGGCGGCATTGTGTTGATGATAGCTTCCCTCTGTAAGCTGAGTTTTTTCACCAGTTTCCAAATCTATGAAAACAAGCTGTGAAAACTTTTCCTCAAGCAATCCCTGTCCGTTTGCTTTATACTTTAATCTTGTTGTGATATAAGGCTCAGGTTCTTTTTCCTGTTCTTTAGACACTTTTGCATCAGCCTCTGTTTCCTCGATGGATTGATTCTCTTTCAGGCTTACCGTACATAAAATGGAGCGGCCATCTGGTGACCAGACTGGGTGACTGGCACCATTTTTGAAAAACGTCACCTGTTGGGCCTCACCACCATAAAAGGAAATTTTCCAAATCTGATTTGTACCGGACCGGTTGGATGTAAACAGAATCGTATGCCCATCCGGAGACCATCTCGGACTCGCATCCTTATTGTCCCCCTGTGTAAAGGGAATCAGCTCCCTGGTTTGTATGTTCATCACATACAAAGAAGATTGATAGTCTTTCTGCTTATGGATTGTACGTTTCACAAAAACCACCCAGTTGCCATCAGGTGACACCTGAGGATCGGAAATAAAGGAAAATTTTAATAAATCGTTGACGGTAATTCCACTTTTACTCATTCATTTCCCACCTTTATGTATGTAATTGCCTGGTGAATTCAAAAAATTCATTCCCTTTCTGTTATACACTAGTTCTATAGTCACCACAACTATTTTTCATCATGTGAAATTAAAGAGTCCTTTTTAAAATTATGAAACTTGAATCTATGTAAGACGTACTTTATTAAAAGGGTAGAAATCTTGCAATATTTAATAACACCACTGTACAGGGGGACAAAAATTGAGGAATTGGTGGACAAGCAGGAAGGAAGTTATGAGGAAAAGGAAGAAGAACGATGATCACCGTTTGCGGGACTATGTTTTTGATTTTCTCAGTTGGATTCCGGAGCTTATCGTCCTGCCCATTCGATTTATTATTTGGATTGTCAGAGGAATTGGAAAATTGATAGGTGACTTTTTTTAATCCGTGAAACACTGTAGATAAATTGCTTTTTGAATGAAGAAAGTCATAAATGATATTGGGGTGATGTTTTGACAGTGTTTATTCTTATTACACTAATTTTATTTTTTGATGGAGCAGCTATCCATTTTCACAGGACTGGTAAGATCGCTTTATGGTTATCTGGAATAGTGATGGGCGTACTTTCTCCAATATTGGGATATTCTTTCGTTTTTGTTTTTTGGCAACTCAGTAAAACGTTCGACCCTTCCTCTACACACGCAGGTGCAGCGTATGCAGGTGTATTTATCTTTTTCGGATTGATAGCTAATGCTATTATTTTTTTCATTATCGGTTTCCTTATAAAACTCATTAACCACTTTAAATCTAATAAAATTCGTATCTAATTTCTTGTGTTAATGGGAGTTGTACCTTCCTTTGCCGGTTTTTCCATAGGAGTTAAACTGTGGCAAAAATTGCATGTTAAGGATATGTACATATGTTTGTTTCATGTTATAATATATATAGAATTGCATACGATAGAAATGCCGTCCCATGCTGGTAACATGGAACGGTCGTACAATAGACCAACCCCATCACGAGGGGGAGGCACTATGAAGGGAATAACCTCTCACGGCCCTGCTCAAGCACATGAGGGGTTATTTTTTATTGTCGGACATGATGATGGCAATTAACGTACCAAAGGCAATCATTAAGGTCATTGCATCGCTCATATCCATAGGCATCACCCCCTCCCCGGGAGCCCCTTTTCAGGGATAAAGGTGTGCCGTCCCCTCATGTGAAGCTTGTCTATTGTATTTTTTATTATAGCATAATCGAACATATGTTTCCATTATGTTTGGGGAATTAGTCTTTTTCGACTAGATGAGAATAAATGATAGGGTGAGGCCATCCCCATGCAACTGATATGTTATAGTTTCTAAGGAAGAGACTATACATAAGGAAAGTGCGGGAGGTAAAATGGAGGCAAAATCCAGATGGAAAGGCTTTGTTTTAGTTATTTTAGGCGCCTTCTTTTGGGGTGTGGGCGGGACGGTTGCTCAGCGTTTGTTTCAGAAGGATCAAATCCCTGTTGAATGGCTGGTATCCGTACGACTAGTTCTTGCCGGGCTAATCATGATTTTTATCGCAATGTTTACCAGCAGCCGGAATCGGACATTTCGGATCTGGACCCATAAAAAGGCGGCCGCTCAATTGATTATTTTTGGCGTTTTCGGGATGCTGGCCGTCCAATTTACATACATGGCTTCAATTAATGATGGGAATGCCGCGGTTGCCACTCTTCTGCAATATCTGGCGCCGGTTTACATTATTATTTATCTGGCTATGACCAAGGCCAACAGACTCAAAAAGAACGATCTTATCGCAGTTTGTCTGGCTATTATCGGTACCTTTTTATTACTCACGAATGGATCATTGCAGGAGTTATCCGTACCATTTTCAGCTGTTATATGGGGATTTTTATCAGGAATTGCACTGATGTTTTATACGCTTTACGCGAATCCGTTGTTGCAAAAATGGGGTTCTCTGAATGTCATCGGATGGGCAATGATTGTTGGCGGAGCGGCACTTGGACTGTTTTATCCACCCTGGAATATTGATATGAGCGGCTGGACCGGTGAGACGGTTTTCTTTCTTATATTTGTCATTTTGTTCGGCACCATGTTTTCATTCTGGTTTTATCTTGAAAGTTTAAAATATCTTTATCCACAGGAAACGAGTTTACTAGGGAGTGTTGAGCCATTGGCAGCGATTGTTACGTCTGTCGTGTGGCTGCATATCCCATTCGGACTCTATCAGGTTATGGGAACGGCCCTTATTCTGGTTATGGTAGTGGTCGTATCGATGCCGGAGAAAAAGCAGGCAGTTCAGGCCGTCCATTAATTTCAGATATTATGATTTTGCCTGGATTAGGTTAATTATAAGATCACGGAAAAGCGTAGTTCAGTTTGGAGTACATACAAAATGTATTTCAAAATGGACTACTTTTTTTATGCTGTAGGAAATGACGGACCTAATTACATAATAAATACTTTAGGTTTTTCTGTTGAAATTGGAATTATGTGTTAATATGATGGTGAAACATGATGAAGAAATATGCTTATTCGAATCTCACGCTTAGAACGGTCAACAGGAAATAAATTATCACTGTTCTTCCACGAAAATGTACCTTAGAAAAGGATGAGGTGATGCTATGAATTTTATTGACTCATTAGATCCGTTTGTTATGCAACTCATAATCATTCCTTTTACCGTGATTGGTTCAGGGGTTTTGCTGGCTGCTGTCACAAAGAGAATCTTGATCGGTCCTTTAATAACACTAATTCTTAACCTATTGTATGAAATCTGCTATTCATTGTATTTTTACCCGGACTCGGAACTGACCTTCAGTTCCTGGAATGTAATTTTCCCTCTTTTATCCTTATTCTTTTCAGCAATTTTTGTATGGGTTAGAAAGGCAAATGTGGAAATAGAGATTGAGGATTAAGTGACATGATTAATGATGAAGCTAAACGGAGAGAGAGGATGCAAAATGTCTAATGGAACTATGAAGGGAATAGCGATTTTATCCATTATTTGTAATGTAGTATTAGGATGGTTTTTATACTCTATCTATCAGGAAAACAAAAGAGACAAACAGGAACAACTTATGTAAACTAAAGCAGCAAATAGAATGTATAATTCCATTAGCTGCTTTACGTTAACGAGAGGGAGGAAGGCATGCTTACATACAAACCCATTGTCCTGCACAGTCAACTCAACAGAATCTCCCTCTGGATTCTCAATTTTCATAATCCCCATCTCTGTTACCGCTTCTGATCCTTAATTAAACATTGCCTCCACGATTTTACTGATGTGAATTTCGGTTGTATTGAACAGTGGAATGTCAAGGTCATCATCCTTTAGGATCATAGGAAGCTCTGTACAGCCGAGAATCATTCCTTCAACGTTATTTTCATCAATCATTCTGTTTATGATATCGATATAGTCTGCCTTTGTCTGTTCATTGACAATCCCGTTTTCCAATTCCTTTACAATTTTGTCATGGATATAGCTCTGTTCGTCTGCTGTTGGAACGACAATGGTTTTGTTATTTTCTGAAAATGGGGTTTTAAAGAAGTCATGCTCCATGGTAAATTTCGTTCCCAGAAGACCTGTCTTTTGCAGGCCTTTTTCCTGAACCGCCTGATACGTTTCCTCCACAATGCTTATCATCGGGATTTGTACTCTTTCTTGTACCCGGTCAAATACAATATGAGGTGTGTTTGCGGATATGGCTGCATAGTCCGCACCGATTTGTTCCAGCTTTTTAACTGCATCTGTGAGGTAGTCTGTGAGTCCATCGATTTGGTTGGAGTCAATCAACTCGAATACTTTGTACATATTAATACTGTTAATCAGGAATTCAGGCAAATCCTCCTTAGTTCCAACCCTTTCCTGATACTTCGAAATAATCCCCTGATAGTACTCTACAGTAGATTCAGGTCCTAATCCGCCAATTAATCCGAGTTTCTTCATTTGTTATCCCTCCTAATCTTATTTTAACATATTGGAATAGTCAGATTTTGATTTTGACCTGGAAAGGCTGTATGGTTAAAGCAAAGATTCTGCAGGAAAGGGATTTTTTATGAAAATCATTGTCACAGGAGACACTCATATTTCCGGAAAAAATAAGCAGCTTCCACCTAAGTTACTGGCTGCCTGCGAAAAAGCCGACCTGATTATCCATACCGGAGATTGGAAGACCCTTGAGGTTTATCGGACGTTAAGGGAATACGCAAAGGTCATAGGAGTTTATGGGAATGTTGATGGGGAGGAAATTACGGATCAATTTCCCGTAAAGGACAGATTGGAAATAAAGGGATATAAAATCGGTATGGTTCATGGTCATGGAGAGAAAAAGACGACGGAAAAGCGGGCCATCGAGGCTTTTCAGGAAGATATGCCGGATATTTTAATTTTTGGCCACTCACACATCCCGCTCATCCGGTATTTTAAAAAAACATTGTTGATGAACCCAGGGTCACCCACCGATAAACGAAAACTGCCATTTTATTCATTCGGAGTTTTGGAGATTGGGGAAGAACTGCGGACAGAGATTGTTTATTTTAAATAGACTTTCGGGGGTGGTGCCTAGTATAGAAAATAGGTTCTATTCCATATAAAAAACCACCGTTTTCATTGTAAAATAGAAGTACCTACCACAGAACTTCCAATTACTAACCCAATTAAGGAGATGAAAACGATGGTTTCCTCATTATTGAACCATATTCAAGGGAAAAATGGAAGTCGATGGGCGGATTTTCTTCGAAAAGTAGGTGCAGAAAATTTATTAATTGTGGCGGTAGATGCAGCGAAATATACCCATAAAGGAATGATTTGTACATTTTATGGAGAGATTCTAGTTCGGCCTTTTGAGTTTGATGCATCGATGTCTGGCTTTCAGAAACTTAAGCATCATATAAAAAATGAGATGGATCAACATAACTTTAAAAAAGTCGTCATGGGTGTGGAAACAACTGGTCACTATTATGAGGATCTGGTACATCATAGTAAAGATGAAGGGTACCAAGTTCGTATTTTGAATGCCGCGACAACGGCCAATGAACGAAAGTCTATTTTGAATGGGTCAAAGACTGATAACCTCGACCTTATGGCTATTGTCCAGTCAATTATATACGGACGGGGTACTTCAAGCGAGTTAGCAACTGGCAAGGTACATGATCTTCAAAAACTTACTCGTGCTCGTCGTGAATTAGTCAAAGGAGAAACAGCAGTAAAAAATCTTATTCGTGTTTATCTTGACTATATCTTTCGGGAATTCCAGGGGAAAAGTGTCTGGAAGGATGGTAAGCATAGAAACGTAAAACCATTTTCACAGTTATTTGGTAAAGCGCCACGTTATATCATGCGACACTGCCTTCACCCGAGCGATATCTTATCCCTTGGAGCAGAAGGGTTACGTGAACTTTCCATTCGCGAGAATTTAAAAATGCGCGATCAATCCATTGAGACTCTTTTGGCATTTGCGAAATACTCCATATCCAAACCAAAAGACGACCTTCAGGTCGAACATTACTTATTAAAACAGCAATTAGATCAGTTGGAGTTATTAGAGAGACAAATTAAGAATTTAGAAAGGCAAATTGAAGACTTGTTTGTACAAACAGAAGGAGCTGTGACGTTAAGTGTTTCAGGAATCGGGGTCGTAACGGGAGCAGAATTATATGCGGAAATGGGCGATATTTCCGATTTCGATCATGCGGGGCAACTTATTAAAATGGCAGGGACAAATCCTATCGTAAAACAATCAGGGGACAGAAGTCCGTCTTATTATGCCGTTTCTAAACAGGGAAGGCGGACTTTCCGAAACATCGTTTACCAGGTAGGGAGAACTCTAGCCAGGAACAATCCCGATATGAAACAGAAATATTTAGCCCTATTAGAACGCGGAAAATACCCCAGACAAGCGTATATAGCGATAGGAAATCGCATGATTCGTTTAGCCTATTCCATGATTAAACACCAAACGTTGTACCGGACAAGTCATGAAGATTACACACTTCAAGATCAGATTAGCAAAAAGCTGCACAGGAAAAACGCCAGCCTATTTTATGAGAAGTTCGTCTTATCGAACGAAGAATTGTCAGCTTAGAAATACTGTAAATTCGAATGATGTAAGCAAGAATACAGAAATACCTTTTGAACCCAAAACGGGGCTTCTCTAGGACGTTAGATCACATTGTACATCGTGCCTGAGGCTTTTGACCTCGAGTGACAGCGTTATGGATCTTGTCCTACAAGTACGAATAATACGTGAAATCTAAGTTTATATTTACTAGGCGGTATCCTCTGTAGGATGAAACGCAAGGTCCTTTCACGTTCTAGAGAAGCCCTATTATAAAGTTTCTGTGGTAGATGAGTCTTTCAAAAAATGGAAATGGAGGGCTTTAGTTAAGGTCGACCTTTTTTCCTTAAAATTAAAGTTTGACTTATTTTCCATTATACGCTGTCACCACCCGAAAAATCTTGTTTCACAGAATGTTTCACAAATTGACTCCATCGTTATTCCTCGTTGATTTTGAGTCTTTCAGCTTATTTGTCTCCTTAAAACCTCTCCTGTTTTAGTTCATAGGATACATATTTTTATCGGATATGATTATGCCAGAGCAGATGTTAGGGATAATGGATCATTTTATTTTATAAATATAGCGAATGTGCTAGTTTTCCTAATAGATGAATCCGTCCGGTAAATCCTGGAATCTCTTCCTTCCGTTAGCCTTTTGACAATATTCTCATTCCTGAACGACCTGAAAGAGTAGTACTTTTGTAGATGGCTTAAGGATCTCCTGAAAGGTACAAAACTACTAATTTTTTACAAAGGGATTTCTGCAGTCAAAATATGACAAACTTTCATACAGATATTTACTATACTAGAACTAACTTCATAGATTTTTCACAATAACTCGCCTGCAGCTCTAGAGCCTACATGTTCAAAAATTCGTAGGGAAGGAGGGATGAACAGGGGAGTTTTTTGTTTTTCTTCACGAATAGTCAGCAAATCAAAAAAAGGAGGAGATTTTTTGCTGAAGAGGAAGCGTCGACGAATACGGGCTTTTAGTATGGTTGCTTCTACGATGATGGTATTCTCCCTTCTGGTACCTGGTATGGCCTATGGTGAGAGCGCTGCAAAGAACAGCAAAATACATGAATCAGCGAAGAATACCCAGCAAATCGCAGAAGCAAAAGTCAGTGATCGGCTGCAAAAGCAGTTTAGCGATCAAAAGCAAGTGACGTATCTGGTTAAATTTAAGGAAAAGACGGATACGAAACAGGTTGCAAAGGATGCCAGGAAGAAGGCACAAGCGAACAATCTATCAGCAACGAAAGCAGAATTCACTCAGCGCTCTGCCGTGATTTCTGCACTAAAAGCAACAGCCCAGCAATCACAGCAGAATGTAAAAGCCTATCTTCAAAAAGAATTGGAGAAAGGCAGTGCAAAGGAAGTCCATTCTTATCATATTGTTAATGGGATGGCTGTTACGTCTACGAAAGAGGTTGCGGAAAAGATTGCTTCGTTTGAAGAGGTTGAAAAACTTCTGCCAAATGAAACCCGTCAATTGCTGACACCTGTGGATACGAAGGTGAAAAATAATCCTGAATCTGAATTGACCAGTGTAGAATGGAATGTTGAACGGGTTGGTGCACCTGAAGTTTGGGAAGATGGAATTGATGGTACTGGATCGGTTGTAGCCAACATTGATACAGGGGTTCAATGGGATCACCCGGCCCTTCAGAATAACTATCGTGGCTATGATGCGGATACCGGTGAAGCAAGTCATGATTACAACTGGTTTGATGCGACAGCAGGAGAAAGTGAGCCTTATGATGATCAGGGCCACGGAACTCACGTAATGGGTACGATGGTTGGAAATGAACCGGATGGATCCAATCAGGTTGGTGTTGCACCTGGGGCTAAGTTTATTGCTGTTAAGGCATTTACGGCTGCTGGTGGAACAGACGCGGATTTATTAGAAGCAGCAGAATGGATTATGGCTCCAACAGATTCTGAAGGAAATGCACGTGCCGACCTTGCTCCGGATGTTGTCAACAACTCCTGGGGTGGCGGTCCTGGTTTGGATGAATGGTATCGTGATGTCGTGACGAACTGGAGAGCTGCTGGTATTTTCCCTACCTTTTCAGCAGGGAATACGAGCTTAACCAATCCAGGTGGTCCAGGGTCTGTTGCTACACCGGCTAATTATCCTGAATCCTTTGCGGTAGGTGCTACAGACAGTAGTGACAATCTTGCAGGATTTTCTCTGCGCGGACCTTCACCATATGATGAAATTAAGCCTGAAATTTCAGCACCTGGGGTGAACATTCGTTCTTCTGTTCCAGGAGATGGCTATGATGGCACCTATAGTGGTACGTCCATGGCTTCCCCTGCTGTATCAGGCGCAGTAGCGTTGCTTCGTCAAGTGGATAGCAGTATTACCGTGGACGAATTGGAGGAAGTGCTGATCAATTCAGCGATCCCAATGACCGATGATGAATATCCAGAGTCTCCAAATAATGGATATGGACACGGTTTGTTAAATGCATATGACGCTGTTGCTCTTCTGGATAACGGTCTTGGAACCATCAAAGGTACGGTTACGAAGCATGGAGAAGATAGCGTTGCGCCGACTTTAGAACATACACCCCCGGAAGAAACGTATGAAGGAATGGATCTTCCTTTGAACATTCATGTGGAAGACGATATTAGTATCGCTTCTGTTTTACTTGAATATCAAAATGCCAATGGAGAATGGGTATCTGTAGAAGCAGGCCGCACATCCGGTGATTACAAGTCTGCAGATTACACAGCTGCCATTCCAGGTGACCAAATTAATGGTGATTCACTCACTTATAAATGGACGGTTGAAGACTTTGGAGAAAATACTACGGAAAGTGACACGTATACCGTAGATGTTCTTCCTGGTATTTCCCTTGGTTATTCCGAGGATTTTGAAAGCACTCAGCCAGCAGGATGGTCTGTATTTGGTGAAAACAGCTCCTGGGAGTGGGGTGCACCTGAATCAGGACCGGGAAATGCTGCGTCTGGTGAAAATGTATATGCGACGAACCTTGCAGGTGATTACGATAGTGACATGAATGCAACCCTTATGATGCCACCGATTGATTTACCTGAGGGAGAGGCTTACCTCCAATTTAACCAGTGGCATGATTTAGAGCAGTATTCATCAGGAACGGCCTACGACTTTGGCCATGTCTTTATTTCCACCGATCAAGAAGAGTGGACGCAAATCCTGCAAGTTACAGGTACTACCAGTGATTGGGAAGAAGCAGAAGTAGACCTTTCTGAGTACAGTGGTCAAAGAGTTTATATTGGCTTTAACGTTACAACTGACGGTAGTGTTACCCGTGAAGGCTGGTATATTGATGACGTGGCGTTGTCTGATACATCCAAAGGAAATCAGGCATCACTTCATAAGAAGAAAGGAAACAATGGAAAAGCAAAAGGGAAGAATAAAGGGAGAAAGAATGGAAATGCATTCGGGTTTATGAATGGCTTAGGTGTTATTAAGTCAAACCCTAGTGCAGGACTAAAAGAAAAGGTAAATCCAGCTGATATTCAGCCGAATTTACCTAAAGAAGATCCTCCTGCCCAAGAGGACTATGTTAATCCTAACTTATTGCCTATGCAGGCGCAAGTGAGCGTACTTGAAAGCGGCCGTTCAGTGTCAACTGATCCGGCTACAGGAGAGTATTCGATAAGCCATGCTGCCGGAGAATTTACATTAAAGGCAGAGTCCTATGGCTATGAATCTCAGGAGCAAAGTGTAACACTTGAAGCGGATAGTGAAGCTGTTGCAGATTTTACACTTGAAGAAATTGATCAGTATACTGCAACAGGACAAGTTACTGATCAGGCTACAGGAGAGCCGATTGAAGGTGCGACCGTTCTTTTAGCTGAGGATGCAAACGTTGCACCGGTTGAAACAGACGAAAATGGGGAGTTCGCTATTACTGGTTATGAAGGCTCCTATACTTTGAAAATTATGGCACCAAATTATTACGGTCAGGATGTCAGCATTGATCTGACAGAAGATGTTCAGGTAAATGCTGAACTTGAGCCACTGTACACCTATCCTGGCGGGGAGATTGGCTATGATGACGGCACTGCCGAAAATGCAAGAGCTTTTTATGATGCCGGGAATGCCTGGGCTGTAAAAATGTCCCTTCCAGAGGGTAAGGATCAGGCTGTTGTCACAGACGGTGTGTTCCGTTTCTGGAATGAGGAATGGCCACAGCCGGGTGGAACGGAATTCGCTGTTGAAATCTGGGATGCCAATGGTGAAGAAGGTTTACCTGGTGAAAAGATTGCCGGTCCGATTGAAGCAGAGGCTCTTCGTAATGGTGAATGGACAGTTGTGGATCTAAGAGAACACAATATTTTTGTAGATGGGGACTTTTACATGGTCTATGTACAAACCCATCCGAATCCTGATACTCCAGGACTTGCTACGGATGAAAGCAGCGAGCATGCCGGGCGAAGCTTTCAGCGAGTGGCTGGGGAATGGTCACCATCTCCAACGTCAGAAGGAAACTATATGATTCGTGCTCGAGTAAGCTATGAGGTAGAAGATCCTCAAATTACCTCGCCGGAAGCTGGACTCATTACCAGTGAGGAAGAGGTAACGGTAACTGGTACGGCTTCACCAACAACAGAAGTTGAACTGACGAATAATGGAGAAGCTGCCGGTACTTTTGAGGTAGGCGAATCCGGTGAGTTTGATATTCCTGTTGAACTTACCGAGGGTGAAAATGTATTAAAAGCAGTATCCAAACTAGATGGTGTAATGACGGGTGAGTCTGAAGAAGTTTCGGTTACATTAGATACGACAAGCCCTGAGCTTACCATTGACAGTCCTGAAGATGAGTCGAAATCCAATCGTGAAACCGTAACGGTTGAAGGTGCTTTCAGTGACGCGAATCTTGATTGGGTAAAAGTCAACGGACGTGAAGCTGATCTTTCAGATGACGGGACTTACTCCAAGAGAATTTTACTCGATAACGGTGAAAATGAAATTGAAGTGGTTGCTCAGGATTTAGCAGGAAATCAGACGACTGAAACGATTACACTTGATGTTGACTTTACAGCGCCTGAAATCAGCAATCTTCTGCCTGAGGAAGACCATGAACTGAAAGCTGGAGAAAGCGTGCGTATCGAATTTGACAGTGAGATTGACTTGGATGCAACGTTTGTCATCCATATGCCACTCACCAATACACGTAACAAAGTATCCAACGCAACTGAGCTTCCTATGATGGAAATGTCTGATGGCCACTAT from Virgibacillus sp. MSP4-1 harbors:
- a CDS encoding S8 family serine peptidase, which codes for MKRKRRRIRAFSMVASTMMVFSLLVPGMAYGESAAKNSKIHESAKNTQQIAEAKVSDRLQKQFSDQKQVTYLVKFKEKTDTKQVAKDARKKAQANNLSATKAEFTQRSAVISALKATAQQSQQNVKAYLQKELEKGSAKEVHSYHIVNGMAVTSTKEVAEKIASFEEVEKLLPNETRQLLTPVDTKVKNNPESELTSVEWNVERVGAPEVWEDGIDGTGSVVANIDTGVQWDHPALQNNYRGYDADTGEASHDYNWFDATAGESEPYDDQGHGTHVMGTMVGNEPDGSNQVGVAPGAKFIAVKAFTAAGGTDADLLEAAEWIMAPTDSEGNARADLAPDVVNNSWGGGPGLDEWYRDVVTNWRAAGIFPTFSAGNTSLTNPGGPGSVATPANYPESFAVGATDSSDNLAGFSLRGPSPYDEIKPEISAPGVNIRSSVPGDGYDGTYSGTSMASPAVSGAVALLRQVDSSITVDELEEVLINSAIPMTDDEYPESPNNGYGHGLLNAYDAVALLDNGLGTIKGTVTKHGEDSVAPTLEHTPPEETYEGMDLPLNIHVEDDISIASVLLEYQNANGEWVSVEAGRTSGDYKSADYTAAIPGDQINGDSLTYKWTVEDFGENTTESDTYTVDVLPGISLGYSEDFESTQPAGWSVFGENSSWEWGAPESGPGNAASGENVYATNLAGDYDSDMNATLMMPPIDLPEGEAYLQFNQWHDLEQYSSGTAYDFGHVFISTDQEEWTQILQVTGTTSDWEEAEVDLSEYSGQRVYIGFNVTTDGSVTREGWYIDDVALSDTSKGNQASLHKKKGNNGKAKGKNKGRKNGNAFGFMNGLGVIKSNPSAGLKEKVNPADIQPNLPKEDPPAQEDYVNPNLLPMQAQVSVLESGRSVSTDPATGEYSISHAAGEFTLKAESYGYESQEQSVTLEADSEAVADFTLEEIDQYTATGQVTDQATGEPIEGATVLLAEDANVAPVETDENGEFAITGYEGSYTLKIMAPNYYGQDVSIDLTEDVQVNAELEPLYTYPGGEIGYDDGTAENARAFYDAGNAWAVKMSLPEGKDQAVVTDGVFRFWNEEWPQPGGTEFAVEIWDANGEEGLPGEKIAGPIEAEALRNGEWTVVDLREHNIFVDGDFYMVYVQTHPNPDTPGLATDESSEHAGRSFQRVAGEWSPSPTSEGNYMIRARVSYEVEDPQITSPEAGLITSEEEVTVTGTASPTTEVELTNNGEAAGTFEVGESGEFDIPVELTEGENVLKAVSKLDGVMTGESEEVSVTLDTTSPELTIDSPEDESKSNRETVTVEGAFSDANLDWVKVNGREADLSDDGTYSKRILLDNGENEIEVVAQDLAGNQTTETITLDVDFTAPEISNLLPEEDHELKAGESVRIEFDSEIDLDATFVIHMPLTNTRNKVSNATELPMMEMSDGHYVGYWTATSNLKAEGAVIEVKAVDDHGNETRKKAEGKLYIN